A window of Halobellus sp. LT62 contains these coding sequences:
- a CDS encoding M20 family metallopeptidase produces the protein MSANATEVETLTRRLVSIPSYEDETAAGDAVEAWLREETDARVTRDDHGNVIARRDVSVGTDRDDTAATGRGDGAASLALVGHHDVVAPDGSQVADADGSRGDGSEATGTEYVVEKRDGRLYGRGTADMKGSLAAAMLAFRDADPAGELVFASFVGEEQGGVGARAAIDDGFAPDYAVVGEGSTNYAGDDQTDVAIAHRGRRGSTITARGTAAHASEPEAGENAVYRACDAVDVVRDLDAPEATVLGEEVRGSVVVTEIEGGSAWNVIPERCTATVDERTVPGERAPLERVEEVDGVEWTVDQDLPPMACREEGFADAVLAAADAAQSATPEHVTKPHATDAGWLSAAGTTCVVVGASEPGEAHTAHESVSIDVLERCRRIYQDVAERWPEE, from the coding sequence GTGAGCGCGAACGCGACCGAGGTCGAGACGCTGACCCGACGGCTGGTCTCGATCCCGAGCTACGAGGACGAGACCGCCGCAGGCGACGCCGTCGAGGCGTGGCTGCGCGAGGAGACCGACGCGAGGGTGACGCGAGACGACCACGGGAACGTCATCGCCCGTCGCGACGTGAGCGTCGGTACCGACCGCGACGATACCGCCGCTACGGGCCGCGGCGACGGCGCGGCGTCGCTGGCGCTGGTCGGTCACCACGACGTCGTCGCGCCCGACGGGTCGCAGGTGGCCGACGCCGACGGGTCGCGGGGCGACGGTTCCGAAGCGACGGGCACCGAGTACGTCGTCGAGAAGCGCGACGGGCGGCTGTACGGCCGCGGCACGGCCGATATGAAGGGATCGCTCGCGGCGGCGATGCTGGCCTTCCGCGACGCCGACCCCGCGGGCGAACTCGTCTTCGCGTCGTTCGTCGGCGAGGAGCAGGGTGGTGTGGGCGCGCGCGCCGCGATCGACGACGGCTTCGCGCCGGACTACGCGGTCGTCGGCGAGGGATCGACGAACTACGCGGGCGACGACCAGACGGACGTCGCGATCGCCCATCGGGGCCGACGGGGCTCGACGATCACCGCGCGCGGGACGGCCGCCCACGCGAGCGAGCCCGAGGCGGGTGAGAACGCGGTCTACCGCGCCTGCGACGCCGTCGACGTCGTCCGCGACCTCGACGCGCCGGAAGCGACCGTGCTCGGCGAGGAGGTCCGAGGAAGCGTCGTCGTCACCGAGATCGAGGGCGGGTCGGCGTGGAACGTCATCCCCGAGCGCTGCACCGCGACGGTCGACGAGCGCACGGTCCCCGGCGAGCGCGCGCCGCTGGAGCGGGTCGAGGAGGTCGACGGCGTCGAGTGGACGGTCGATCAGGACCTCCCGCCGATGGCGTGCCGGGAGGAGGGGTTCGCCGACGCCGTCCTCGCCGCCGCCGACGCGGCGCAGTCGGCGACGCCCGAGCACGTGACGAAGCCGCACGCGACCGACGCCGGGTGGCTCTCGGCGGCCGGGACCACCTGCGTCGTCGTCGGGGCCTCGGAACCGGGCGAGGCCCACACGGCGCACGAGAGCGTCTCGATCGACGTGCTGGAGCGGTGTCGACGGATCTATCAGGACGTCGCGGAGCGCTGGCCCGAGGAGTGA
- a CDS encoding zinc-dependent alcohol dehydrogenase family protein, with product MRAYEVRETDPDYEGVVRAERDRPTPAADEACVRIRACSLNYRDLAIASSELVYPGVDLPVVPLSDGAGEIVEVGDDVTAVGEGDRVATPFAPDWLDGESTPAKVARSTGGNLDGALTEYAAFPAESLTTLPEHLSYEQGATLPCAGLTAWRALAEDGDLGAGESVLALGTGGVSTFALQFAKLHGSTAVVTSSSDEKLDRARELGADETINYEETPEWGSVVGEELGGVDHVVEVGGPNTLEQSLQAAAHGGHVHLIGVLAGSAGEVNPSLILGKALDVEGVIGVGSAAMADRMTKAIEATGMEPVVDRVFDFDEAREAYRYAEAGRHRGNVVVSVD from the coding sequence ATGAGGGCCTACGAAGTCCGAGAGACCGATCCCGACTACGAGGGCGTCGTCCGAGCGGAGCGCGACCGCCCCACCCCCGCGGCCGACGAGGCGTGCGTCCGGATTCGGGCGTGTTCGCTGAACTACCGCGACCTCGCTATCGCGAGCTCCGAGCTGGTGTATCCCGGCGTCGACCTCCCGGTGGTTCCCCTGTCGGACGGGGCCGGCGAGATCGTCGAAGTCGGCGACGACGTCACTGCCGTCGGGGAAGGCGACCGCGTCGCGACGCCGTTCGCGCCCGACTGGCTCGACGGGGAGAGCACGCCGGCGAAGGTCGCGCGCTCGACCGGCGGTAACCTCGACGGCGCGCTGACGGAGTACGCCGCGTTCCCCGCCGAGAGCCTCACGACGCTCCCCGAGCACCTCTCCTACGAACAGGGCGCGACGCTCCCCTGCGCCGGACTGACCGCGTGGCGCGCGCTCGCCGAGGACGGCGATCTCGGCGCGGGCGAGTCGGTGCTCGCGCTCGGGACCGGCGGCGTCTCGACGTTCGCGCTCCAGTTCGCGAAGCTGCACGGCTCGACGGCGGTCGTCACCTCCTCCAGCGACGAGAAACTCGATCGGGCGCGCGAACTCGGGGCCGACGAGACGATCAACTACGAGGAGACGCCCGAGTGGGGCTCCGTCGTCGGCGAGGAGTTGGGCGGCGTCGACCACGTCGTCGAGGTCGGCGGCCCGAACACGCTCGAACAGTCGCTGCAGGCGGCCGCCCACGGCGGCCACGTGCACCTCATCGGCGTCCTCGCCGGCTCTGCGGGCGAGGTCAACCCCTCGCTCATTCTGGGAAAGGCGCTCGACGTCGAGGGCGTCATCGGCGTCGGGAGCGCGGCGATGGCCGACCGGATGACGAAGGCGATCGAAGCGACCGGGATGGAACCCGTCGTCGACCGCGTCTTCGACTTCGACGAGGCGCGCGAGGCGTACCGGTACGCGGAGGCGGGCCGCCACCGAGGCAACGTCGTTGTCAGCGTCGACTGA
- the pdxT gene encoding pyridoxal 5'-phosphate synthase glutaminase subunit PdxT — protein sequence MLRAGVVAVQGDVTEHATAIRRAAEAHGEDVDVVEIRQSGSVPECDVLLLPGGESTAISRLLAREGIDEEIREHVAAGKPALATCAGLIVASRDAKDDRVDTLDLLDVSVDRNAFGRQVDSFEAPLEVVGLDEPFPAVFIRAPAIDEVDEGVEVLAEWDGRPVAVRDGPVVGTAFHPELTNDSRIHDLAFFEELAVEA from the coding sequence ATGTTACGAGCGGGCGTCGTCGCCGTCCAAGGCGACGTCACAGAGCACGCGACGGCGATCCGACGAGCGGCCGAAGCACACGGCGAGGACGTCGACGTCGTCGAGATCAGACAGTCCGGGAGCGTCCCCGAGTGCGACGTCCTGTTGCTCCCCGGCGGCGAGTCGACCGCCATCTCGCGACTGCTGGCCCGCGAGGGCATCGACGAGGAGATCCGCGAGCACGTCGCCGCCGGGAAGCCGGCTCTCGCAACGTGCGCGGGACTGATCGTCGCCTCGCGGGACGCCAAGGACGACCGCGTCGACACCCTCGATCTGTTGGACGTGAGCGTCGACCGCAACGCGTTCGGGCGGCAGGTCGACAGTTTCGAGGCCCCGCTCGAGGTCGTCGGCCTCGACGAGCCGTTCCCCGCGGTGTTCATCCGCGCGCCCGCTATCGACGAGGTCGACGAGGGCGTCGAAGTCCTCGCCGAATGGGACGGTCGCCCGGTCGCCGTCCGCGACGGCCCGGTCGTCGGCACCGCGTTCCACCCCGAGCTGACGAACGACAGCCGGATTCACGACCTCGCGTTCTTCGAAGAGCTGGCGGTCGAGGCCTGA
- a CDS encoding preprotein translocase subunit Sec61beta gives MSSGQNSGGLMSSAGLVRYFDAEDRNAIRIDPKTVFAFGLLFGVGVLVLNAVAI, from the coding sequence ATGAGCAGTGGTCAGAACAGCGGCGGGTTGATGTCGAGTGCGGGACTCGTCCGCTATTTCGACGCTGAGGACCGAAACGCCATTCGCATCGATCCGAAGACCGTCTTCGCGTTCGGCCTCCTCTTCGGCGTGGGCGTGCTCGTCCTCAACGCCGTCGCGATCTGA